ATAATCAGTCTAAAATTATAACATAAAACTTTTCTTCCAAGCTGTTGTACAAAAGAAACTGGCCTTTACACATACAAACGCGACACATCATACAAGAGGTCTTTTTgctacatttcaaatgacatgTAGAACACACAATTCAGCGCAAGCTGGATTGACCGTTAAAAATGGAAAGTATATGGATGTGGTGGATTATGTAAAAATCATCAGTCTCCTTCAACTGTCCGGCATGTCGCGCCTCCCCAGAGGAGCCTCCTTCACTggaaacaggacatttgtggTTTTGGGTGCTGTCCTTCTCCTGCCAAGGCCTTCTCACACTCCTACTTCTTTTCCTTTCGAGTCCCTTTCAGAGACAAGAGTGGCAGAGCTAGTCAGTAAGAAACACcaacacagaacagacagaaactcCACCACTGACAAAACTCCATTCAGTCAAAGCAACCCAAGGTCCTTCACTAAATGACAGAGCACTTTGGGTCAGAGGTGCACACTTCTCACAGTTATAACTTACAGAGCAGAGAAAGCCCACCCTGGTCCTCTGGCACTAGAGAtggctctgttttttgttccatCTGAATTCATAATTACAAAACTGCATTGGCTATTATGTTAAATTATAACAGGTGACCAGATGCGCAATATGCTCAGCATTTCCCCATTCAGGCACAACCACCTGCATTCATTTAGAATGGCAACCTGTGTTGATGCTGTTCATGCTTAATTACAGGTTAGTGTAAAGAGGGCCAAGGGGAATGTATTGAGGGGTGAGGGAGTGAAATTTATGCACCATATTCTTGTAGCTTTGTGTTCTGCTCAAGGCATGGTGGAGATGGCGCGGGATACGAGGGCAATCCAGGGTAGGTACAGAAACGGTGCTGGGCCTTGCTGgtgcagaaaatgtcagagagcTTTCCCACCTGGGGTTCCCCAGCGGGCTTGGTTCAGCTTCTCTCCGAGGAGGTAGAGGGGTGCCATGGTGAGGGCAGCCACGGCCAGGAACAGCACTAATCCCAAGGGGCTCAGCTTGGCCATGATGGGGTACACCCAGATCCCCGAGGCATAGTGCACCCACAGAACCctgccagagacagacagacagaaagtcATGGCACTGTCAGAGAACCTAATCTATAGctaaatgtatgcatgttttttatacatatacacatatatatatatatatatatatgtgtgcgtgtgggttcaattctcctctgcactgctgctgttttacccttgcATTGCCTTGAATTGTCTAAGTAAATATCCACAGTAttaatggatagcatgtaagaATAGTAACgtatgtaagccactctggataagagcatctactaaatagcaataatgtaatatatactgtattcatAAATAACTAACTGAAGAGGGACTTAGCTAGCTACACCAAGCTGACAACAAAGGGACAAAGGATATCCAGGATTACACCATAAAATACAGCCTAGATGTAGAGCCAAACTCTAGCCTCCAAAGTCCAATCTACAGACAAGGACATTCTACACAAAAACCCAGTCAATTCTGGATCGATCTGTCCGATGAATGTTAGGCTAATCGGCTTTACCAAAAACAAACGTCAAACGTTTCACCTCGGCCACTGACCAGATGTACTCAGTTTTAGAAACTTCAAGACAATTATCAACTCCAGTTTGCTCATGCAGGAATGGTGCTTTTGTACTGGGAGCAGTGAGGACCTTTTTAATTGTGTGGACCGTGTCCTATCCCAAGGATGGAGTTGAATGAGTATATTGTTCTCTAGTATTTCTGTACCATGACACTAACTATTACAGCAGTGATTGCTGCACTGACACTCGTTTCAATATGGTGTGTGGTGTTCAGATGTGGTCCGTCATGTTCCGTATGGACTCGCGTTCTTTTGACTGTACTAGATTCTCTTCTCTTATTCTGCTTTGTGAGTCACTCAGGATAACAGCATTTCAGTAAgagaatggaaatggaaaaggtAAATTACCAGGCCAGATACAGAGCAGCGAAGAGTGCCAGGCCCAGGATGCCTTTGGTCCTGCTGGGGTGTCGATGAGGCTGGAGATACAGCTGAACCAGGAGGAGTGGCAAGATTACCGTGTGCTGTGGAGGACAAGACGTTATACTGACTGAGCCAGAATGGAGACTCAATGGTACACGACGCTGACTGACCTCAGTAACCACACGCCAAGTTACACATTAACTGCTCCACATCTTAAAATGAGATCCAATATCCCCAGTTCTTCATCGAACTCTATGAACTACTACTATTTCCTCCATCGACTGCagtaaaatgagtaaaaagGGCCCAGAGTTGCAGTGCATTACGGTCGTGCTCTTGCTGTTAGACAACTGTATCTTCATTTTACTGTTAGTTAGGTTTTTTGGTATTGATGCATTCTTCAGTGGACCTCAGCATCAGCAAAGGCCTTATCGGTCCTCCCTAGTCATCGATCACTTCAAATTTGCTActacataaaaacaaactttaCAGACTTTACAGAGTAGTTcaagaaaatgaagacaaaggTTGAGTGAGGACATTGCAAAATCCCAATGAGTTAACATCAATCATTACTAAACCAATAAACCAGCACTACCATGATTTCATGTTTGATGTCAACAACCTTGCAAGACAAACTTTGGTCGGGTTGTAATGCCTAGTGATTGCATTTTTCAATGAACCCAAAGTATATCAAGACTTACTAATGCATGGTTGAGCCAGATAGGAATGATGTCATCTAGAAATTTGGGATACACCAGCTCCCGGTCATATGCATAGATGGACCAGAAGGACATGAACACAAACTAGGAAAAAGAGCACATGGAGTTAGCATGTGTTATTTATATTCAGCAGCAGAAAATGCACATCAtaaaggtttttaaatttagaaacacaaagcagagaATCACTCACAGTCCCTATGGGGAAAGCCAAGACGGTGAAGATGGCGTCTCGTATTCTGATAAAAAGCGAGGGAATCCCACCGTGTGCGCTTTTAGCAGGCAGTAGCATCTGGACCATGTCAGTCACAAAGCAGAAGCCAAAGAAGGCGGTCTGCATCACCTGCGGGTTGATCGTTAAAACATACAAAGTaatttttgtgacttttttttctttattaactgagatgcatttctttcaattaactagttgaaaagaaaaatttcAGGGGAACTTTAACTGCAGAAATTAGGATGTGGATCCAGGCCGGTAACTACCCATAATGAAAGCCtggccatttattttcataactaGAAACAAAATCTATTCGTGGCTCCTTAATGTAATTCATGCAATCTAAGCCTCAGAAACAGCCCAAAATGCATTACTCCTGTATTACTCCACCTTTCTTTCTCCTTGGCATCACATCATCTGACAACCAGTCATAATCACTCAAATTCAATCAAAACACAGGCTCCAAAGACCAAGCTAAGCTGAGGAAATAAAGTGCTCTTTGTATGGTAAGCTGTCTTATTGTCTGAattctttattaatatttagaTCAATAG
This portion of the Megalops cyprinoides isolate fMegCyp1 chromosome 7, fMegCyp1.pri, whole genome shotgun sequence genome encodes:
- the adtrp1 gene encoding androgen dependent TFPI regulating protein 1 isoform X2 is translated as MVCVNSYSNICLVMQTAFFGFCFVTDMVQMLLPAKSAHGGIPSLFIRIRDAIFTVLAFPIGTFVFMSFWSIYAYDRELVYPKFLDDIIPIWLNHALHTVILPLLLVQLYLQPHRHPSRTKGILGLALFAALYLAWVLWVHYASGIWVYPIMAKLSPLGLVLFLAVAALTMAPLYLLGEKLNQARWGTPGTRKEKK
- the adtrp1 gene encoding androgen dependent TFPI regulating protein 1 isoform X1, with product MSVTEVGSKWCALIHIAIFAWYVFTLRANCSLEISDRHPGARLYGGRWKYLTFINLVMQTAFFGFCFVTDMVQMLLPAKSAHGGIPSLFIRIRDAIFTVLAFPIGTFVFMSFWSIYAYDRELVYPKFLDDIIPIWLNHALHTVILPLLLVQLYLQPHRHPSRTKGILGLALFAALYLAWVLWVHYASGIWVYPIMAKLSPLGLVLFLAVAALTMAPLYLLGEKLNQARWGTPGTRKEKK